The following nucleotide sequence is from Zea mays cultivar B73 chromosome 1, Zm-B73-REFERENCE-NAM-5.0, whole genome shotgun sequence.
gtaggctatatgttcttgaaccaAATCTCTTGTCCCGATAAAAGAACAAACTGtactgaaggcccttcggcatgcttcggctgcctcatcaatttctaccttcggtttccagaGGCCGAAGCGTGACCAGATGGGTCGCATaatgatttctttaatatcttctcttgctttcaaatcatttttcacgtaaaaccattcttccatccaggccccgggccacctcttccgaaacgttggcactaagtagcttgcgccagagcgagcaacaaagctgtagcacccaaagttgttatgatattgttccttaccccaaggcttcatctcatacgaaagctcgtgcatactgcaaaaacatcttacgcttggctctagacctggactcctcacagcccagacaaagatccccattctgataatagcttcgggagtgatctggtgaaggaaaatctgagatatctttaaaacttcaaccacaaatctgcttaatgggaaccgaagtccagctttgaagaaacttcggtaGATTACAACTTCGTCTTCTTCAGGAGCAGGAACGACTCTGTCTACgttagccctcacaatagaaatatctcgaaagtaccttcctctcatattatcaagatgactctgtttgatagttgatttctcgaagactgtgtgacttggtcgccaaggaCGATCTTCCGAGTCTTtgcctccactctccacatcatagctgtcgctatcatcagtatcttcagacaagccttctaatatctctttagttatcttctctatgtttgtttttgcaattgactcaataaatctagcagtcttctcctcaaggagcttctcctcctcgctcagcttcgtctcagcagcaacttttttgtcttgagacatctcttcttcagaaatggcgaaaatgtgtccttagaaccgaagcttagaaaatctaagaaactaagcaactgttggtaagcaagagctaagaaattGAGCAAAGCAAAGCAGGCAGCAAGtaacgtaccaaatgtgctcggggtgagttcttatttatacgcccagcgcgctccaagttggagggccccgtctgtcattgactgttgctattctagcaaagggaaggtgtttttcggaccttcggcttagggccttcgtccatatcgcaatctaaattcgttattctaacaaattaaccttgtgaggggctactgttgggggccttcgtcttccgaaggtcctcaaaaacatggtttaacaatgtttccggagttgtaatacatgaacaaGTACCTTCGAATTCGAATCAGAACCACAGTGGGTGAAGCACAAACAATACGAAgattgatgcagcgccgaagctacgaggaagggagcttcggcatgacagcaggaaagggaaccgacttaaagggggaaaaggctatttagaccccgatgagttaccttatagtcattagcaaatgtaaagggcatgaatgtaatttcacgtgggctgcgtcccatgcctataaatagatgaacagtacccccgtactgttcacgctgacttggcatttgcttttgcatcacgcttgcacCTTTGTTgcctatcaagtcgaaggtaccaaatgtaattcaatattgtttctattttctcatgataatataatggagATGAATTTATAAtgctatatgattgtttatgttatcttttgtatTTTACACGCTTCTTCTATTACCTTCTTACCTTCGATattcgaaggtatgtccttcatgaccttcatctaaagatcattatatcctaagggaaataatgtttcgaaggacgaagggcgtaatatttaacattttatgttgccttgttcttgattcgtagcatttgagaacaagtcaccaacagtatgaatgcctaagagattttcttatcactaatagcttcaaagtcggaaaagccgatcctactctctttaccaaaactattgcaaaagatttgtttgtatgccaaatttatgttgatgatattatatttgtgtctactaacaaatctacttgtgaagagtttagtaggatcatggtacaaaaatttgagatgtctatgatgggggagttgaagtatttcttaggatttcaagtcaagcaactccaagagggcaccttcatcagccaaactaagtacattcaagacatactcactaagtttggaatgaaggatgccaaacccatcaagatacccatgggaaccaatgggcatctcgacctcgacacgggaggtaaatccgtagatcaaaaggtataccggtcgatgatatgaTCTCTACTctttttatgtgcatctcgaccggatattatgctttccgtatgcatgtgtgcaagattccaagccgatcctaaggaagttcaccttagggtcatgaaacgaatcttgagatatttagttcatacgcctaagtttggtctttggtaccccaagggatcctcttttgatttattaggatattcagatgctgattgggcagggtgtaaaattgataggaagagcacatcagggacttgtcagtttctggggagatccctggtgtcttgggcttcaaagaaacaaaactcagtagctctttctaccgtcgaagccgaatatattgccgtacactacaagaaactgataaatgttcgtgggttttgttaagaacgtgggtaccgacgttcttacatTAGTTAAGTTCATGAGTttttttaagaacgtgggtacccacgttcttaatttaaGTTCGTAGGTCCTAgccaaaaccgtcgaacttaacctgttagaaacgtgggtacccacattCTTAGATTAAGTTCATGGGCCAACtcgacaccgtcgaacttaacccaaaATACCAAATCCCTATCCCACGCCGCGGGTCTCTCTCACCAGCTCTCAGCCCACCCACCGCCAGCCCGATAAGCGCACCGCGCGCCTGTTCagcacgccgccgccgccagatCAGCGCGCCACCGCCAGCCCACCGCGCCGCCGCCAGCCCGCCCACCGCGCCGCCGCCAGCCCGCCCACCGCGCTCTCCTCTGTCGACATCACCACCTCGACTCTCGTTGTATAGCAGGAGGGCCACCCGCTCGGTCACCGCACCTGGATGGGGCACACCGCCGCCGCTGCGGCCGCGGCCGCCAAACCCGCTCTCGGACTCACCAAGCCCAACGCCGTCGAGCCGCCTTAGGTCTGTCATCTGTGTAACCTCGCGTGCGTTCCTGCCTCTGGATTAGGCTTCCATCCAGCACTGCTTCGAATTGTTCGTGGATTCGATTGCTTTGTTAGTGTGCCTACAACCCGTCTCCAACAAAACCTGCTGATACTCTCGTGTGTTGACTTGATCGTGGCTTACGTTCGCTGCGCTAAAACAAGCGCTAGATCGAGATCAGAATTAGCGTTTTCCCTTCTCCAAAACCGCACGTCTTCGTCTAAGATTTATCGGTTTGATCCGTGGGAAGTTAGTCGATTCTATCCTCCTGAAGTGACAGAGCTTCAACCTGTGCTCTCTGTCGTTCTTCCAGGTCACCTTTTTTGCGAAAGACATCGAATTCTCCGAGTGGAAGGGCGATATTCTCGCTATCACCATCACGGAGAAGGATCTGTCCAAAGACGCTTACTCCAaatttgagaatgccgtcttgaaGAAGCTGGACGGCCAGCTCGGTGGCCTCTTGTCGGAGGCTGGGGTGGAGGAAGATTTCACTGGGAAGACGGGGCAGTCGGTGGTCCTCCGCCTCGCGGGGCAGGGCTTCAAGAGGGTGGGCCTGATCGGTCTTGGTCAGAGCGCCTCGTCCACCGCCGCCGCTAGCCGAGGCCTCCGTGAGTCTGTCGCGTCAGTTGCCAAGGCCGCTCAAGCTAGCAGCGCTGCAATCGTTCTTGCCTCCCCCAGTGGGATCCAGGAAGAGTTCAAGCTAGCAGCGCTGCAGAGCAGCAGTTGCTTCTGGTACTCGATTCTCCTGCACACGCTCCTTTTTCTTCTCTGATGTCATGGTTATGAAGTGCAGTGGATGGATGCTGAAATTTCTGCCGGTCTGAATCACAGGAACCGTGCTGGGGTTGTATGAGGACAGCAGATACAAGTCTGAATCGAAAAAGGTGCACCTGAAACATGTTGATATTATTGGAGTGAGTTCTGGTGCGAAGGTGGATCAGAAACTTAAGTATGCTAATGATCTTTCGTCGGGTGTGATATTCGGAAGAGAGCTTGTGAACTCGCCTGCAAATGTCCTTACCCCTGGTTAGTAGATCTTTCACCAAACTTTTATTGTTCTTCATAGATTTGTTGCCAGTATACTTATCGCAGTCATCCTTTGTTCTTTCAGCTGTGCTTGCGGAGGAGGCGTCAAAGATCGCTTCTACTTTCAGTGATGTGTTCACTGCCACAGTACTGGATGTAGAGAAATGCAAAGAACTAAAGATGGGTTCCTACTTGGGagttgctgcagcttctgctaaccCTCCTCACTTCATCCATTTGTGCTACAAACCCACTGATGGGAACGTCAAGAGAAAGCTGGCTATTGTTGGGAAGGGTTTAACTTTTGACAGGTTTGTAGTACTTGCCACATATTTATTGGGTTTATAAAAGTTAGAAGTAGACAAGTAGATGGAACCGTTTGTTATTTTTCTTATGCTTGATTTGCCAATGAATCCAGTGGTGGCTACAACATTAAGACCGGGCCAGGCTACAGCATCGAGCTGATGAAATTTGACATGGGAGGCTCTGCAGCTGTATTTGGTGCAGCTAAAGCTTTGGGACAAATAAAGCCTCCTGGAGTAGAGGTACTTCATTTTTCACAGCCACCTAGCTGTATAGATGTAGAGGTTTTACCCAAATTAGTTTATCTGTTAATTCTATGTTTTTTCCCTTCTCACAGGTTCACTTTATAGTCGCTGCCTGTGAAAATATGATCAGTGGCACAGGCATGAGAACTGGTGACATTGTAACTGCTTCCAATGGGAAGACAATTGAGGTATGTTTTTTTTCAACTTGTTATAAATGACCAGAACGTGCATGATTCATGAATCTTTGTTATAAGGGATCTGCTCGTTCAGAATGTAGTCTTCAAAGGTAATGGACATGATCCTATACGAAAATTGGAGTAACAGCGGCTCAAATTTGGACTGTTAGGTGGTTgaattctgaattttcagatttggaatagcgtctaagtctgaatttcagtgattgTGACTGAATTTGGGGCTTCCTAGTGCATAATCCATAAGGTTTTGAACTATGGTTTCTATAAAGGAATTGAAGACCATAAGTTGGGGTACAAATGTCTTTAAGGGTGATGTATATGATCCTACACAAAAAGTGtagaaaaagttgactgaaaatgGACTGTTGAGTTGTTGGTGACTGAAATCAGTTCAGTTAACAAAAACTGAAATTCAGTAAATGGTGCCAAGTTTGGAGATCATTTGTGATCAATCCAAGTGGTTTTAGACTAAAGTTTCCATAGCAACGTTGGAGCCCATAGTACAGAGAACAAGTTTTATAAAGAGGGTTGGACTTGGTTCCACATAAACCTTGGAGTAAAATGCTCCCAAACTTGCCCTGTCAGATTAGGTGTATGGTGTCTGTTTCAGAAACTGCCTCTAGATTCAGTGTTTTGTGAGCAGTTTTGGAGTACCATAACATTGAACTCATGCACTTTTGGCCTTGGAATACTATAGCAACCTTGGAGATCTATATTTGGAGAACATTTTCTCTTGAGAAGGTGGGGTTTGGTAGTGTACAAAAATAGGAATAAATCTGCCCTAAATGCTCTCTGTCAAGTTAGTTTGGTGCTGAACCATGTTCGGTTTATTGAGGCAGTGAATTTGGGTTAACCTTGGAGTAGGGTAACTCTTGATCAGCCTCGACTTGAGCAGTAGCGGCTCTGGGGTCAGTGACTTATAAGTTTTCAAAAATAGTTTTCAATGCATATGCGTGCTTCTTACTTGTACAAGTCAGGGGGTGTAGTACCACAGTGAGGCAAACTGACTTTATAAAATGTTAAAGCTGTGATATGTTCCTTATACTGCAGGGATCATCTGGTCAATATGTCTGTGCTACTCTACCTTATATTCGTGCGAACATTCCCATTATCATTGTATTTCGAGCATTAGGATTTGTTGCTGACAAGGGTATACTGGAGCATATATGTTATGACTTTTCTGATACACAAATGATGGAATTGCTACGCCCATCCCTGGAGGAAGCTTTTGTCATTCAAAATCAACAGGTACTTATTCAGCTGCTCGACTGGAGGAACACATTTTTTTACTTCAACCAATGTTTGCTTTGAGCATGCTGTTTTATTCAGTTGTTGTGGCACATTTTGAGCTGAGCTCAGGCTTATGTTTCTTCTTTTAAAAGCTTTAGTTTGAATGCTCATAGGTTGCTCTAGACTACATTGGAAAACATGGCGCAACAGTTGGTGTCACTCGGGAAAAGAGAATTAAGTATGTCAAGCAAAGAGTTGACATAACATCACTATGTTTGTGTTGTTTCACTCATGCTTACATTTTTTCTATTTCAGATATGCAAAAGAAATACTTCAAAAGGAAATGTTACGTGTTGGGGAATTATGTGAAACTAAGAAGGCATACTATTTTGGGTATGTGCTCCTTGTCAAGCCTCGTGGACTTGTGGCTGGCATCTTCAAATATTAAGTTTCTGTTGAAAGTAGTGAGGTTCATTTGTTTTGTAGGTATATTATTCACCGCCTACTGATGTGTGCTCTTAGTCGAAGAGCTGAGGATGACCGAGATCATTATGGAAACAAAAGACTAGATCTTGCTGGTCCACTGCTTGGAGGGCTGTTTAGAATGGTTTGCCTAAATATACCAGAATATTAAATGCTCttaattcttttttttttctggaTTAATAGCCTGATTTTGTTTTCTTCTGCAACTATAGCTTTTCAGGAAGTTAACAAGGGATGTGAGATCTTACATGCAAAAGGTTTTTTTCTGTCTAAACTGTTAAGTTCTAATTTTCTGGCCCATTTGATCGTTCTGGTTATTAACTCTTCCCTTTCCTTGATCCTAGTGTGTAGATAATGGAAAGGAAGTTAATTTTCAATTTGCTATCAAAGCAAAAACTGTTACCAGTGGCTTGAAGTACTCACTTGCTACTGGAAACTGAGGACAGGCTAACCAAGCTGGAACCAGAGCAGGGGTTTCTCAGGTGCCTATTTTTTTCTTCGCTTCTATTCTCATTTTTAAGGCACTACATCTGACTTACGTGACTAGATCATGATGTGATAAAACTTTGTGTACCGTATTGTTCTCTAAAAGCCATGGTCTGTTTGAGTAACACTCTAAATTAATGTATAATATTGTTTTATGTTAAGTTTTATTCCTTTCAAGTTGATATATGTGTATTGTTTCTTCTGTTATGATGGTATGAAGATTGAATGTTTCAGTAGTGACTCCATCAGTAATTTGTTTTCTTTTAAATGGCAGTCAAATCAGAAGTTACAAGGTTTAAGGGAAGAATTGAATGCGATTGTCCCATACTTGGAGgagatgagaaagaagaaagttgAAAGATGGGACCAATTTGTTGATGTCATAGAGCAAATTAAGAAGGTTGCATCTGAAATCAGGCCTGCAGATTTTGTACCCTTTAGAATTCCTGTGGATCAGTCTGATATGTCTTTAAGAAAGTTGGAGGAGCTAACGAAAGAGCTGCAATCCCTTCAGAAGGAGAAGGTCAGCATCACTTGTTCAAATCCTCTTTATCTGTCTAATGAATATTACTCCCCATGTCTATTATTTTCCTTCAATACTCATACAAGTCTATAAATCTTATTGTCTGTGCCTGTTTTTAACAGAGTGATCGGCTGAAGCAAGTCATGGAACATCTTAACACTTTGCATTCGTTATGCGAGGTGCTTGGTGTAGACTTCAAACAAACAGTAAATGAGGTGCTAAtgtggtggagctacgaacaacaatctgatgtcctgatcgagagcgacggagctaatgtttgaacttgtgtatttgaacttgtgaactatggatgtgaacttgtgtgaatttgtgaacttatgtatttggacttatgtgaatttgcgaacttatatatttggacttctgtgaatttgtgatatgaacatatatcaatgtgtttgaaatctgtattgtatgtgatatattgtgttgcatgtgatattttATGTGTCTATTTTTTCATTtttgtatttttatttttttttctggaaaagggttaagaacgtgggtacccacgttcttaaccttaagaacgtgggtaccgtcgaacttattgtgCAGTCTGTGCAGACCCACgcagggttaagaacgtgggtacccacgttcttaatgttaagaacgtgggtaccgtcgaatttATTGTGTAGTCCGCGCAGACGTCCGCAGgacacataagttcgacggccacgtggccccatcgaacttaaggttaagaacgtgggtgccgtcgaacttatgggaaaaaattcgacggcccccgtcgaacttaaaaacgcacgttcttaacattaagttcgacggtacccacgttcttaacattaagttcgacggtacccacgttcttaaccttaagttcgacggggccgtcgaacttacttctctaagttcgtccgaaaatcgccgtcggctatgttcgttggtaaacccacgttcttacggtaagttcgacggcttattacattaagttcgacggtttttcacccacgttctttaaccagtttcttgtagtggtaggccattgttgcacgcaattgctttggatgaggcaaaccattagggactatgactacaaatttagcaaagtccctctcctatgtgataatgagagtgcaatccgcatgacggataatcccgttgagcacagccgcactaagcacatagccattcgatatcactttttgagggatcaccaacaaaagggggatatcgagattgcttatgttagcaccaaagaacaattagccgatatctttaccaaaccattagatgagaaaacttttaccaaacttaggaatgagctaaacattcttgattctcaaaattttgattgatattttgcacatatagctcatttatatacctttgatcatatctctttcatgtgctatgactaatgtggttttcaagtgtatttcatgctaagtcatagattgaaagggaaatggagtctttggcgaagacaaggcttccactccactccatcgtattatcgacccttcgccgtcactccgcatcactctccactttggtataatctttcactcatatattgtttgccaaagggggagagaatttcaaaagggctcatatttcactcgaagtatccatttttggcaattcatgcctaagggggagaaagtattagcccaaagcaaaaggaccgcaccaccacgccaatttcaaaatttttcaaAACAGGTTTAAGTTCTtaaatgtttttcaattggtatctttgaaatgagtattcctctaagaaattctatctcaattgttaaaaccctcttgaacactaagacgagaatttcattgagggggagttttgtttagtcaaaggaaaagtatttgaaatagggggagaaaatttcaaatcttgaaaatgcttccttaaatctcattcatatacctttgactatttgtaaaaggattttaaaaagaatttccaaaagatttgcaaaaacaaaacaagtggtgcaaatgtggtccaaaatgttaaataagaagaaagcaatccatgcatatctattgaaataattaaattgatttaattccaagcaacctttgcacttaccttatgcaaactagttcaattctgcacttatatatttgctttggtttgtgttggcatcaatcaccaaaaagggggagattgaaagggaaatagggtcaaaccttttcctaaatgattttggtggttgaattgcccaacataaataattggactaactagtttgctctagattatgagttctacaggtgccaaaggttcaacacaaaccaataaaaagtccaagatagggttcaaaaagaaaggagcaaaactaactgaaggctgccctggtctagcggaccagattgtccggtgtgccaccggacagtgtccggtgcaccagggagatcaactctgaactgctcagctttgggtttttgggaagccactccgctataattcaccggactgtccggtgtagcaccggactgtccggtgtgccatgcggagtaacggctacaacgccaacggtcgtctgcaaaagtgaacagtgaatgcTACAGTGCATGGACAATttgcgcagaggtcagagcagcgccagaaggcgcaccggacagtgaacagttactgtccggtgcaccaccggactgtccggtggcccaggatgatagagctccaacggtcgatgtgataccccaattttcggaaaagaagttaaatttccatttctcttttctttcatgttctgtggcattggggtttggagtttcaggaggcattcctcagggaaacagtagatcttttAGCATTTTTTTCCGCTGGGGTCGGGATCTCAAATGAGAGAGCGAGTTCGGGCCATTGATCTCGATCCGATGGATGAgagccccccctctcctccccaaccctagccgaccccctctccctctccccaattgttgcagccgccccctccctcttcctctcctccccatttgcagccgccctctaccctctccacCACTTCCTTcccccctctagatctccccccac
It contains:
- the LOC103645117 gene encoding leucine aminopeptidase 2, chloroplastic; this encodes MGQLDTVELNPKYQIPIPRRGSLSPALSPPTASPISAPRACSARRRRQISAPPPAHRAAASPPTAPPPARPPRSPLSTSPPRLSLYSRRATRSVTAPGWGTPPPLRPRPPNPLSDSPSPTPSSRLRSVICCAYNPSPTKPADTLVTFFAKDIEFSEWKGDILAITITEKDLSKDAYSKFENAVLKKLDGQLGGLLSEAGVEEDFTGKTGQSVVLRLAGQGFKRVGLIGLGQSASSTAAASRGLRESVASVAKAAQASSAAIVLASPSGIQEEFKLAALQSSRTVLGLYEDSRYKSESKKVHLKHVDIIGVSSGAKVDQKLKYANDLSSGVIFGRELVNSPANVLTPAVLAEEASKIASTFSDVFTATVLDVEKCKELKMGSYLGVAAASANPPHFIHLCYKPTDGNVKRKLAIVGKGLTFDSGGYNIKTGPGYSIELMKFDMGGSAAVFGAAKALGQIKPPGVEVHFIVAACENMISGTGMRTGDIVTASNGKTIEGSSGQYVCATLPYIRANIPIIIVFRALGFVADKGILEHICYDFSDTQMMELLRPSLEEAFVIQNQQVALDYIGKHGATVGVTREKRIKYAKEILQKEMLRVGELCETKKAYYFGYIIHRLLMCALSRRAEDDRDHYGNKRLDLAGPLLGGLFRMLFRKLTRDVRSYMQKSNQKLQGLREELNAIVPYLEEMRKKKVERWDQFVDVIEQIKKVASEIRPADFVPFRIPVDQSDMSLRKLEELTKELQSLQKEKSDRLKQVMEHLNTLHSLCEVLGVDFKQTVNEVLMWWSYEQQSDVLIESDGANV